In Armatimonadota bacterium, a single genomic region encodes these proteins:
- the pckA gene encoding phosphoenolpyruvate carboxykinase (ATP) — protein MGKYNLDLSSAAQIHKNLDVETLIQHCVQKDGCKQLANGAVVAFSGEYTGRTPKDKHTVADAACEDHIWWENNNRMSPELFDSLFGKFQSYASGKELYVIDTYGGADPTHRIKVRFIVERPYHALFIKQLLIRPSVEDLASFEPDWTVVDFGKRSFDPAVDGTRGDAVIALNMPEQTVLIGGTQYAGEMKKSVFTIMNYLLPLKGVMSMHCSANVGPHGDTALFFGLSGTGKTTLSADPERMLIGDDEHGWTNDGVFNVEGGCYAKCIGLTEEREPEIFHAIRTGAILENVVLDTNGDPDFNDQSITENTRVAYPIEHIDKIMTPSVGGHPKNIVFLTCDAMGVLPPISRLTKEQAMYFFLNGYTAKVGGTEKGVTEPKSVFSACFGQPFLPLRPKVYAELLGQKIDEHGSKVWLINTGWTGGPYGVGSRMKLGYTRAMIHAAFGGQLDEVDFETDPIFGLHIPTECPNVPSDLLNPRNTWDDKTAYDAQATKLHGMFEENAKQF, from the coding sequence ATGGGCAAATACAATCTTGATCTCAGCAGCGCCGCTCAGATCCACAAAAATCTCGACGTTGAGACCTTGATCCAGCACTGCGTTCAGAAGGACGGGTGCAAGCAACTCGCAAACGGAGCCGTCGTTGCTTTCTCGGGTGAATACACGGGCAGAACGCCGAAGGACAAACACACCGTCGCGGATGCCGCCTGCGAAGACCACATCTGGTGGGAAAACAACAACCGCATGTCGCCGGAACTATTCGACTCGCTCTTTGGCAAGTTCCAGTCGTACGCATCGGGCAAAGAACTTTACGTCATCGATACCTACGGCGGAGCTGACCCGACGCACCGAATCAAAGTCCGGTTCATCGTTGAGCGGCCCTACCATGCTCTCTTTATCAAGCAGCTTCTCATACGTCCTTCCGTCGAAGACCTCGCAAGTTTCGAGCCCGATTGGACGGTGGTTGACTTCGGAAAACGCTCGTTCGATCCGGCCGTTGACGGCACTCGCGGCGACGCAGTGATTGCCCTCAACATGCCAGAACAAACCGTTCTGATCGGCGGCACCCAGTATGCAGGCGAGATGAAGAAGTCGGTGTTCACAATCATGAACTACCTGCTGCCTCTGAAGGGAGTCATGTCGATGCACTGCTCGGCAAATGTCGGTCCGCACGGCGATACCGCCCTCTTCTTCGGCCTCAGTGGCACAGGGAAGACAACGCTATCTGCCGATCCTGAGCGAATGCTCATCGGCGACGACGAGCATGGATGGACCAATGACGGCGTCTTCAACGTTGAAGGCGGCTGCTACGCCAAGTGCATCGGCCTCACGGAAGAGAGAGAACCCGAAATTTTCCATGCAATCCGCACCGGAGCAATTCTAGAGAACGTCGTGCTCGACACAAATGGCGACCCGGATTTCAACGATCAGTCGATTACCGAGAACACTCGCGTTGCCTACCCAATCGAGCATATCGACAAGATCATGACTCCGAGCGTCGGCGGTCATCCGAAGAACATCGTGTTCCTGACTTGCGACGCCATGGGAGTTTTGCCTCCAATCTCTAGGCTGACTAAGGAGCAAGCGATGTACTTCTTCTTGAACGGTTACACTGCCAAGGTTGGCGGCACTGAGAAAGGCGTCACCGAGCCGAAGAGCGTATTCTCCGCTTGCTTCGGACAGCCGTTCCTGCCACTTAGACCAAAGGTGTACGCGGAGCTTCTGGGTCAAAAGATCGACGAGCACGGCTCAAAGGTTTGGCTGATCAACACCGGTTGGACCGGCGGGCCCTACGGAGTTGGGTCGCGCATGAAACTCGGCTACACCCGAGCAATGATTCACGCGGCATTTGGCGGTCAGCTTGACGAGGTCGACTTTGAAACCGACCCGATCTTTGGACTGCATATCCCTACGGAATGCCCAAATGTGCCCAGCGATCTTCTCAACCCTCGCAACACGTGGGACGACAAGACCGCTTACGACGCGCAGGCGACCAAGTTGCACGGTATGTTCGAGGAAAACGCTAAGCAGTTCTGA
- a CDS encoding 4a-hydroxytetrahydrobiopterin dehydratase → MERTNFVMPERRKLDDGEIAMLLGQVEGWSVQDGKLHKRFELDSYKSGLVFAMAIGHHADRIDHHPDMFIGYRYVDIGLNTHDVGGISTYDFVLLNFIEGLV, encoded by the coding sequence ATGGAACGAACCAACTTCGTCATGCCAGAGCGACGCAAACTTGATGACGGAGAGATCGCAATGCTCCTTGGACAAGTAGAGGGTTGGAGCGTTCAAGACGGCAAACTCCACAAGCGATTTGAACTAGACTCGTACAAGTCAGGGCTAGTTTTTGCGATGGCGATTGGGCATCACGCCGACCGCATCGACCACCACCCGGATATGTTCATTGGCTACCGGTACGTGGACATCGGGTTGAACACGCACGACGTAGGTGGAATTTCCACCTACGACTTTGTCCTGTTGAACTTTATTGAAGGGCTTGTTTAG